From the genome of Mya arenaria isolate MELC-2E11 chromosome 5, ASM2691426v1:
actactactactactactactactactactactactactactactactactactactactactactactagttctgcttctgctgctgctgctgctgctgctactactactactacaactactataTTTTGTTCTAATTCTTATTGTATGTGAATAAATGTAATGGAACAGAAACGGTAAcgtatttttttcttccaataCTTATGTTCAACAAATTAATCTGATAATTTTATGTGTCGATCTTAGTGGATCAAACCTAGATTGCTATTACCCGTGTGTCCATCTCTTTTGTAAactattatctttattattattactattattattattattattattattattattattattattattattattattattattaattttattattaatattattgatattgatattatgACCATGATTTTGATtatgctttttattattattaattttattattattacagttaaactgcgatcgctcgaggtcacCGGGTACCGAGcctaaacctcgagggaaccgatgtttcgaacaacccgattttcaattctccagtctgttatgaaatatcttttaatatattttaagtttgaagtcgtctgTTAACTAAGACACCgtttatgtgttgcgttgtggaaatcgctcatatgttcaaaggctgtggtatactatatgtatactaaatataaaatgtaaaagaaatatcattaataaataaatatttttttttttatttttacaaaattgccatattgcaaagcaaagtgacaagaatgaattattttcagagattccgatgttggattGATATCGTAgtgtttattgatgtttttattactcatttacatttttcacaattaacttctcgtcattaacttctcataactatcttctaaaatgcccatatcaactagtatcggtcatgcgttaacagtgttaagcggtttttcacaccttatcaaattgcctttcaactgtcattgcagtttttacaacttgcgaaaattttaataccttgcaattgtttgtttattttggaacaagcgttcgggaaaaagtgtgaaattattacctcaagggagccataaggttttgtgcatgatttgtgtacttgggaccgagtatattgctcgactcctcgacaaagttaggtttcgatgcagcgtaggtataaattatatgcaaataGAAGGAAACAAGTTCGgtaccaagctccgacctcgagggaacgtcGGTtttcgaacgaccgcttgttcgaacgaccgcagttttactgtattattattgttataattattatacaccagattttttatatatacaataagcGTTCAAAATCGTTGACCTATCggatttacaattataatttttaatactattgtttaacCTGAAAGCTAACTTTATTGAGGGTATTGAGTACTTGTTATTAGTTTACAACCTTGGTTGCAGCTCTGCATGACTACATAAAGGCTGCAACAAACCATTATGGAACGATATCAGTGGTAGGGCCAGCTTTTGTGAACAGGGATGTAACACTGAAAGCGACACCATTCTACCCTTGGGGATGTCAAGTAGAATGGAAATACATTATTGACGGAGAAACACAAATTCGAACAATGAATCTTGAGTTTGCTACAAGATATTCGGAGGACGAATCATTCTTTTTGAAATGGAAGGCCACAGTTGCATACAACAAATCTGACTTCTACGCCGTATGTTCAACAAACACTACGACTAGAACAAGCATGGTATCTTTAAATATGACaggtaaaaatgattttagtgAGTTACCCAAATGATGAAgataaacatattaatacagATATAAAGACTGtgcatttcatttttgtttcctccattgttttgatatttaggTCTTTACTCATTGAAACATTCTAACAAAGTCATGGTAGGTTGTCTTTTTACTATgttctttatattttactatcattttctcaaaatacaagaaaaagtaaatGGTAATAAGCCAATAGGCAAAGACAATGTCGAATTAATCAGTTCAAATCAATaatcttcaattgttttataaactcttttaaacatgtattactAACTTCTAATATACAGATATTGTTGGACAATGTGGAACTCTCGTGCTTTTAAACCCAGTTGTTCAAGGCGCGGATGTCAAATTAGGATACTTTCCGTCTGACCTTTCTCTATGGTACAAAACTTTCCTTACACGAACATGGAAGAAGAACAGCAAAGAGATACAGCTACGCGAAGGTTATTACGTAGAGGAAACGGTATCTGCATATATGTTCACATTAACGGTACTCAACTATGATCACAGAGATGAGGGATCATATATTTTAGAATGCAATTCAACAGAAACCACGGACTATGTGCAGCTTTATATTCCAGGTACATTCATTGTATTTCACtgaaaaatcaaacaatttattattaatgttatttcatgttCATAATGTTCATGTCTGATTTGAAGGAAAACATTAATCATATCAgtgtgaaataaataagttgtgATTCCTGATGATAATGCATAAGCAGCAATGTAACATACCTTTTTAATCGATTTTTTTGGTTATATGGTATATAATATGCTAACTGATTTAAATGAGTTCTGTTGTTTTTAGGGCGACCGAATTATCCAGTTCTCGGTCCAAAGTTCCCAGACTTTAACACAAcagaatgcatttatgtttatgcaGGCTCCGACAtgtattgcaaaacaaaaaaaggagCAAACCCCGTACAGGTCGAACTTTTACTGGGTCAGAAGTCATTTGTTCTTGCTGAAAGCAAAGAGATCAAAGGGATTTACCGATTCCATAACGTTCATCAACAAATGGCTGGACAGTCAAGACAGAATGTGACATGCCTCGTTTCAAATGCAGCTCTTGAAACTCCCTACGACGTGCATGGCGTTCTCTGTAACGTAGGTAAGCTAATAGAAGACACATAATAACAATCTATGAATCATTTTTTTGTGGAGGTTAAACTATTATGATCTTgcataatattaaattttagtACATTATACGACTTCAATTCCAGAGAAAGGTAGCACGCCCGTGTTAACAGTTCCCGAATTCCTTGATGGAAAAAATTCGACAGCAATCTGTGAAGTGCACAATGCTTTCCCAGCACCTACAATAGAAATACGCGTTAGCACATTTTTGCTAGCAGATGTTCAACAAACAGATTCATTTAATAGATCTTCTAATACTTTTACAAGCCGTGCAAAGGTAACAAAGACTAATAAGAGTTGGAATGGAAAAGAAATGTGTTGTTACAGGGATAGTAAACAGGATTTCGGTTTGACAAAAATGTCAATATGCGTAAACATCagtataaaatgtaagtttaacTCAAATAGATTGACgattattgttaaattttaagaaGGAAAAATATGATAAGAAAACCCAAATTTAATATAACGACATTTCCCATAGGAAATGGTTGTATTATTGAgcttaaaatttaatattttttttgtttgattagtgtgtattattgaaaattaagcattatatgtttgtattttctgaaattaaaacggtttgaatttaatatttatattatcaagtttgttttattttattttcagatccCCCGTCGGATCTTTCCATATTCGTCAACAAAATGCATGAAAATAGCAACAATGTTTCCGTCTGTTTCTTAAACTTGTCTTGTGAAACGGATGCATCAAATCCGCCTTGCACAATTGAATGGTCAAGTGACAAAGATGATATAAGATACCTTCAAAACAACAACTGGACGAATGGTGAAAATGGGAGTTTCCGATCTGTTTCCAACGTGCTCTTCAATGTCACTAAAGACATGGCTGGTGGAACTATTACATGTTCGACAAGATGCGATCATTTCCCATCGCATTTAAATGCAAGCTATGAAGTATCGGTTTCTGGTACGTACTCGATCTGATACATTTTCTCGAGTTTCGTTAACACTTTCAATCAAACCAAAACTGCTAGTTCATGCAATTTCTTCTTTCAAAGGAATCCTACGGAATAGACATAATAGTGCTCTCCGcttattttaagagatttatcagtgaaattaaatcaaaatgatatcTCACTATTTCATAAAGAAAAAACCCATTCTGAATGAGATTAATGTGTTCCTATTTTGCCCGTTGTTTCTTCCAAATCAATCGTCAGTGCTCATACGGCtaggacacaatttcaacgtaGTCATTCCGGAATGACGTAACTGtccatattgtatttttaatttattatgttttgtaagaGAGATAAAATGTTATGCCTTCTTAATTATGATTCgcacaatatataatatatatttttatattggcCCTTGtcctttttgaaaataagtCTTCAAGGAGCGCAATATAGGTTGGTGTTTTTTTCGATGCAATATAATGATCaacttatttgtaaaacaaaacaaggcatatgatttggatattttggcgttttttaAGTgaggaatttgtggccacgtagctataaaTTATATGGTTTCATTTGCcatgatcattaaagtcaagtGAGTCGAACATAACAAAGCATAAGAACTTAAAAAGGCAGCAACTTATAATGTTGCCCTTTAAAGACTTTAAGCCTACCTTAAAATAGTGAATTGTAGagcgaaaacaaaacataataaaataaaaataaaatacggaCTGTTTCTATTAATTCCTAACCCTAACGATACCATAAGTCATTGAAGTGGACTGAATAATTCGTTAACGCCATTGCGCCAGAGAACTGAACTTTTCTACATTCAATGTTTAAATTAGTGATAGTATTTAGGGAGCGAAAATCCTTACTTTCGATTATAAACAAGATGCAGTGTCCACAGAAAACGCCTGTTCTAATAAGTACTTTGCTGACAGGAAATCGGGATGTTGCTGAAAATGTCTGATTGTCATTATCATGAGGTTGACTTCCTGAAATagtttatttcttattaaattgCAAGTTTAAAAGAGACTCGGTCCACCAGAAATGCAGGGGTAGAACTATAACAGACATAATGTAAAACAGATAAATGTTTCAGAATTAAGACTTATTagtattatacattttcaagATGTCTACTATTAGGTTCTTGTAACAAATGGATAAAACACactaaaagtatataaaaaaaatcataatcatGTTAAAATACATTCCGGAAGGCAAATCCTTCCAAAGAAAAATATACATCCTTAATACGAAAAGTAGTGTAGAAATGTATCAGGAAGTAGCACAGTTAAGGGAGTACACGGTATAGAGAAAACAACAGTAAGTATACATCTTAATGTAGATTAAACTAAATTCTGGTTATAAGTGGGTATAACACATTCAATGAAAGACTGCAGCTCCGGCCTTTTGTGATTTCTAAGTATTATTTTTGATCTCCAACTACGATACAATATAGAATTTAATGTCTCTTGAAATACTGGTATAGTAAATGTTATCTAATTGCAGAATCAACTAAAAACTCTGCACCCCAGGCAACCCAACAGTGGCATATGTCGGTCTTTTACGCCGTAGCTGGAACCATTTTTCTTCTACTTATAGCAGCGTTGGCCTTTCGTCTATTTAGGCGATGCAAACCTCATGGTAATTATGTAGATACTTTAATTGGAAATAAGACATTCATAAgtcttaataataaaaaagtttgtaaaaacatagtaagttttattatatacgtCAAGAAAATCAGTAGGGAAGAGAAACTTAAACGCGAAATTGCATAAACCAATGTCATTAACTCGATTATACAATGGAAGGTACGGAAACATGCTTAGAAGCCAAAAATATACTGTTATATTTTAATGGTACAAGGATCGAAAGTAATCTGCAAAAAAACTCcgtaaatatttatcaatgcaCCATAGATCGATCATCAATGCATTCAGAGCAATCAGCTGAAGTATTTACACATGTTATAATTCGTAATTTAATCACAGTTGTcttgttttaacttttgacaTAGTTTATGCAACTCTTCTACGCCAAAGGACAAGCGCAGTTAGAGAGCCagttacacatgtgtatgatACTGTGCAGCCTAATCTTGAGCCAACTGTCTATTACAATCtggtaacatttctttatatcaGTGAAATGTAATATCTTCTAGACTAAGAAGCGTATGCTGTGTCTCCTCCAAGattatttcgatgtttgaagcCGTGTAATATTACTGTATTAACAACTGGTTTAAACAATCTATTTGGTccatatataattgatattagTTCACACAAATAAAATACTCAATAGTCGTATTCCTAAAATTACTAAAAAATGAATTTGCAGTGTTACTAGTTGTTTTATCCTCTaatgtttatttctatataatgatgaaatattaattttggaaGAGAGGAGGGTCAGCAAGTGCTGTCGAGATCAACAACGCACCTCAACATTTGGAGAGTGAAGGAAACAGAcgttcaaatgaaaatgaatgtcATTATGACTATGTGGACTTCCCATCCGATCTCAGAGACCGTCAGGCAAACAGGCCGGATGCAAATTATATTCACCctttataaaactatttgtgagtaaaacatttttctatataGTCATATTTGTATCTTTCGAAAATCCTATCATCATACTTGTTACGCTAACCATTTCAAGATGTTTATGGTTTATATAAATTGAGAATGTACTTAATTTTGCGTTATTATTGGCCACCATGACAGCTTTGCAGATACAAACGCGTAAAACCAAGTTTATACTTATGCAAATTAGATTGCACACATATAGATTGATTTACCAATCATTAACTCGTCACCGCGAATATACGTTAACCAAAATAAAAGATGGTTTAATCATATGGTTTTTTTTTCAGCTCGATTGCAAAGACAGCTTTAGCTGTTACCCATCACACTCGACTCCGTTTCCTGATTATAAACAAGTTGTCCTTGTTGAGAGACCGAATAATCTTATCCTACCTCTGGTAGAACACGAAAACACGGCCTCTCGGGTTAGAGTTGGACACATGAATCGTTAAACCATTTTCATCCTGTTGTTTTTGccattattcatatttaaaatagtttatacgAAGCTGTCCTGAGAATAACAACCTTGGAAATGATTCAGCTAAGATAAAACATTTGACATGGTTAAATATCTACGGAAATTGGCTTTACACTCTAAAGCTGCATATTCAAATTGAATgcatgaatgaatgattgaaatATATCGATTGTTCCTATTCGGAAAGATACGTGTGAGGAAGTTACGAAATTGTAGTGAGGTTTAAGTGTAATTGTACGCATAGCCTACCCATAATTGTATCAGGTgcagttaaattttaaaagtcCTTTACCTTtagatatatttgaaaactcGCTTAATTTAATGTTACTCACTTCCTCATGGCATGTAACATGTGATTCcaaacttgtacaatgtacacatacattgATGACGTGGTACATAGACAAGTATCCAACATGAACACGTACCTGTACACGAAGTGTTTCGCAAGCTATTTAATGATGAAACGGTGAGTTGTGATGTTCATGGCCAGATGGTGTTGTCAAAATATAGGCAAACATAATATTCAATGTTATCTGTCATGTTAATAACatcttaacataataatttacatattattgTCTCGTTTTCGAAAAGCGTGAAAACAGCTTGAAGAATGGTAAGTTAACCATATGAAAAACAATCATGCTTTTATTGCATTTGCTTCCTCCTTTTTTGTACGATTATCatatcattgttaatttatttcccATATAGTTCATTGATCCGCAAACTGTTCTTAGACGCATATTAGTTAGATGTAAATGTACTGTTGAATTGTACCTTTGAAGAATCAGGAGGCcgttttaatatatatcttaGTCGATTTCGGTCGTGAATTGAAATTATGTTGTGTGTGAAATCAACTTACACcagcaatgaaaatgaatacgAAGTTTAGGTAATTGATGCACTgacttttatgtttatttagaAGTATATTACTTAGGGTTTATAATAAGTGTAcctttatgttcatttattgttttcaagagGATGCGGTCTCTTGGTATGCCTATACGTTTAAGTGTGTAATGTTTAGACAAGTTTGATCTTTAAGAAACCGAAAACCGGTTTCAACCATTCCCAAGGTCACAGATTTTTTCCTTGTCTGTTCTGATGCGGtatccaaaacatttatttatagactATATTCGATAATACTTTTTcaatggaatatatatatatatatatatatatatatatatatatatatgtccatctctgttataaaaaaaaacaaatgtaataataaaaatgttttgagttgttgtttttttttcttttgtattatGCTGATTtcatatgttaaacaaaattgtttggCAAATTGGTCATTTAAGCGCATCTTTGCACGAAATACTTACTTAAGCATTTGCATTTCGTCGTTTATTATATAAGTTGTAATTGTGAGCTTAAGGAAACAAAATGGCATATAACTGAGAGAAATCAAAAGTGATTAAGTACTTTGTTTTGAACCAAGCGCCATGAAACAACGACCTGAGTTTAACCCGTCCATTTACAGGCCTGTACCATTTGGTCTACAATTGTATTGAAACACACACACCTTTAAATGCTAACAAATGAAGCGAACAAACGGTCCTAGCTAGTTCAATTGTAACGGTTTCCTCCCAATTGCAGAATGAATGCATGTGTCAATGTTTTTGGTCGATGTTCTTACAGTGTTCGATATGAAAGATGCATTTTTGTCATCACCAAGTCGCCTATTCAAATTGAAGGGTAGGTGTTATTTCGCTTGGAAGTACAAGAGCCATGTAACGAACCAGTTGTTTGTAATTTAAAGAGACATTTCGAGATTCAAACCGCGTATGAATCGATATGTTattcaaataacataaatgtgACAGCGTATGCAATTTAAATTTTAGcgcaattcatttaaaaaatcacgGGTTCAGTTAATCAAAGAGTGCAATTTTGCAATGACATTTCCAATGatggctttaaaaatatataaacacagagGCAATTACAAAGCCAGAAGCAAATTaggtataaaaaatatcaatttttcaagAACGCCATGAATATGaatgcatttttgcattatctgaaattaagaatcaaaatagaagagaaaatagcattaaacaatGAGAAGTTTGAAACCCACAGAAATACATGGGAAGTATTCAATATTCTAAACAactaaatatacaaaacagacaCATATAGCCTAAACAACGCACATCAAATCATTGTTTCTTTTCctcaaataaataaactatattttataaacattaacaggGACATCacttagtgtgtgtgtgtgtgtgtgtgtgtgtgtgtgtgtgtgtgtgtgtgtgtgtgtgtgtgtgcgtttgcGCTTATATCCTTTGGAGGTTAATCATATGAGTACACAGCAACCTTCCGAGGCACAATTTACTTCCGAGGTTAATTGTCCCGTTACCTCGGAAGTTTAAACCTCTGAACAGCGTTATAATGTGCACCAGACTCTCCTGGTTAAATATGAAGATTACCTCTAAATAACGTTGTATAGTGTGTCGTGTGTTTGAGTGTGCTTGCACACATTGACATACGAAAACAGGGCGCGGAAAAAGTTTAAAGTCGGGCATGCGCATTGGCTCTCCGTTTCGCTGCGCATGCCTAGTCCGCCCCCGCGGGCACCTGTTTAATTCGCGCATTGGGCATGCGCACTACCATCGACACCTCACGTGGTGTGGGAACAACATGGCGGCTTGCCGAGGTAAGTTGTGTATTATCGATTCTAATGATGGCGGACAGTTTTTCTGCTGTAGGATTTTTGCAAATTGGTTGGATTTTGAAGTGTGTACGTATCAATTCTATTGTAATACCTTTTTATGGAAAGTAATGGATGTCGGAGAACACTTCAACATCGTTctgtatcattgttttaagactGTTTCGTAACACAGCACATGACATTAgtcattttagaatgactacacATGGCACATACCTGTACTGTataatgatatatcatatatatatacactttataGTAAGGTTGTTAACGGTGTTTAGTACGTGCTTATGTGGTGGTTAAAGGAGATAATAGTGTGTGAAAACTGGCTCTCTCAATATCAAAAACATGCAACAGATGCGAGGTGCCTTATCATGCAGTTAGAACTCAAGAACTGACATTTTGTGGTTTACCAGTAGGCAAGAATTAGCAGTCGTgaaaattatacttttgaatTCTTATAgttttgcttggcatcaaattttttaacaagcactgctatttaaaattcagaatttgagcaagcccgaaagtagtccaaataattgtacgttgacagattttttttagatttttgatatggcaaatccttcacgtacaaattgtttagtatcaaaagtgggtagttgttccgatcaggattccgggttaaagcatatagcgtctatacaatataataacaagaaatattaccagataatgttattttatattagttccgtacgcatacaaaaaaaatatccaacttgtaattatgagtttgacggcttttcttcatttcattctgtcaaaacataacgatatatacatgaagggcacctgcaaggcttcagggcacagttttaaatcgctcggaacatttcggccatggccaacttgttacgattgtataacgaggtctatctcgaagtttTGTCgtaggaggccgagttattacgattgtatcaagttgttccccttcgcataattgttatctgtgtcagtcaactttcattttattggaaaggtaaacaacttgttttaatgcattaaatgcttgtttagtgcaaaataatatttcacttacatggcaaaatatgaatttaactctttatgatcaatttcaaccataaaattctttacttaaaacaatttcaatatttttaaaacacccccgtttttggcacattcccgtttagacgttagggattggaagaatcccttatgacacgtctattattttagactagcccgaaagacattttaccagtgcagggctgcAGGGCTTGTGCTTATATTGACcactataattatacattgacaGTATCtgtcaatgtataattatagtggtcaatatttaatattgaccactataattatacattgacagtgatatattttacgatttttgatatggcaaatcattCACGTACAAGTTATTTTGTATCGAatgtgggtagttattccgattgcatctataaaatatcttaaaaacaagaaatattaccagataatgttacttaaataatagttccgtacacaaaaaaaacaaatatccaacaaattattatgagtttgatgcatgtttcttcatttcatactgtcaaaacataacaatatacaatacatgaatgacacctgcaaggctgcggttcaCAGTTTAACAACAATTGGAACACTtcagccatggccgagttgtaacgATTGTATATAAGAGGTCTTTCTCGAAGCTTGCCGAAGATGGTCAAGTTTTAAGCTTGGTacaattgttgtctgtgtcggtcaagtttcgttttgttggaaaggtaaatcctttgttttaatgcatctaatgcttgttttgtgcaaaatatctttgcacttgcactgtaaaatatgaatataaacctttattatctatttcaaacctaaaatgcttctctaaatacaatttcaatatttttcaaaacccccctgtttttgcacaaacccgtatATAAGTTATGGAtcggaagaatcccatataacatgtctattattttagactaggcaAGAATCTGCATGTGCAGCCACAATCGATGCAgtatgatttgtatatatatacattgacaaCACAAACATCAACAGAATAAATGCCCCagatttgagtaaaacaaaaattaatatcaatttatttcctAAATCATGGTCTTAAATGTGCGGCAACATGTGCATGTTGTTTAAGTCAGAAGTCATTTTTACAGTCATTGTTGGAGTATTAAAGTTTTATTGCATAACTGATCTGATTAAATTTATtgcctttgttttaaaaaggatgaattcaGGTGTGAAATatagaatataagtatattattgcataatACTAATACAGTTAAATGGAAACTATAAGCTTTCACCGATCTTTATCGTAATGTGAAAGCAAAAGTAAGATGTTAAAAGGCTGCCAAaccatgttttcaaatttgtctttctgttaatctttgaaatttaaatggctgtaacacaattgtttattttcaaataaaaacgaTCCTATTATTGATTGTAAAAAGACCCATCCATTTCAGAAGATGTCGAAATATCGGAAGAATGAGAGcatgtgtttctttttcatattttccacagcagtggtcgaaattagcacaagcccgcaagccctgcactggtaaaatgtcttccaggcttgctcaaattctgaattttatatagcagggcttgttcaaaaacatgattccatgcaatagtataagaattcggacttgttcatccgaaagtctaatttcaatgactgccaCAGTAATAGCAGATCGAGATAGGACTCAGTACACATCCATGTACTCCTCATTTCTTTTGGAACTTTCAGGCCTTATGATATATGGATTTTGTCCAAGTGGCCTTtggttaaaaatgctatttcacAGACTGACTTCAGAAAACCTTCATTAGTAACTTTTGcccgtttttttttaaatgcatgctGTTTTGACAACATCTAGTTAATATGTTTATGGGAAAAGTAGATTCACGAAATTATTTAGACTACATTGATTCATTATGACttacttatttgataatgaGATAAGCTAGGGTCTAATTATGCAAACACATTGTCTGCTCATAAAGCACCAATCACACAGGGCAGTATTGGGAGCTATGCTAAAAAGCCTAGATGAAACACTTTGATACACAGCATTGATTAAGCATGTCATTTGTGTAAACCCAGATGGTTATGTCATTAACTGGCGCGAGAAGTAAGTGGATTGAATAGTGGCTCAGTCTGCGAAATAACCCATGTGCCCGATGCCCGGGGCAAGTAAAAATCCCGCCGGGCAAGTAAAAAATCGTATTTGCTTGCCCGATCGGGCAAGTGAAAAAAAGAGAATGAAATCGTTTATccgaaaatcaacaaacaaagtaaatactCTAAATTTGATGACGTATTACTCGACTTTGTAAAAGTCGCTAAATTTGATGACGTTTTACGCGGTCTGTATCGACTGGTACACTTACTCCGCAGTCCGAATCAATAGACGCTTATAACTATGCGTATAAAATTGAAAGCCGATTGGACGCTTGATTTAAACCAGTCCGATGCAAGCGTTTCAAAGACAACTCTGATGTGAtctttgcttatattttatttgaaatttattcggGCAAGTGAAAATTGGTCCGGGCAAGTTAAAATTGCCAGGGAGATGCCCGAAAGGGCaagttcatctgaaaagttATTTCGCAGACTGGTGGCTGTTTACATCAGACTGTTGTTGATATGTTGTCATTGTTCCAGCCTCATTTTATTGCAATTGCAGATGTTTTTGGCCAGAATCAACGCCCTTGCAGAAAAAAGCCAACCAAAACTACCTTCAGACAAATGCAGTATATCGATCAATACATAGGTATGATTTTGTCGTGATACATTAGCAGCATATTTGTGGACTTAGTCAGGGAattgaatttagaaaaaaatactgctCACCCCTTTGTGTTTGTTAGAAAAATGTAtgtacttaaaaacaacaacaatgttttctgTGTCATAATCAA
Proteins encoded in this window:
- the LOC128236181 gene encoding uncharacterized protein LOC128236181, translated to MSRQTVLKCAHFTVFLFALHDYIKAATNHYGTISVVGPAFVNRDVTLKATPFYPWGCQVEWKYIIDGETQIRTMNLEFATRYSEDESFFLKWKATVAYNKSDFYAVCSTNTTTRTSMVSLNMTDIVGQCGTLVLLNPVVQGADVKLGYFPSDLSLWYKTFLTRTWKKNSKEIQLREGYYVEETVSAYMFTLTVLNYDHRDEGSYILECNSTETTDYVQLYIPGRPNYPVLGPKFPDFNTTECIYVYAGSDMYCKTKKGANPVQVELLLGQKSFVLAESKEIKGIYRFHNVHQQMAGQSRQNVTCLVSNAALETPYDVHGVLCNVEKGSTPVLTVPEFLDGKNSTAICEVHNAFPAPTIEIRVSTFLLADVQQTDSFNRSSNTFTSRAKVTKTNKSWNGKEMCCYRDSKQDFGLTKMSICVNISIKYPPSDLSIFVNKMHENSNNVSVCFLNLSCETDASNPPCTIEWSSDKDDIRYLQNNNWTNGENGSFRSVSNVLFNVTKDMAGGTITCSTRCDHFPSHLNASYEVSVSESTKNSAPQATQQWHMSVFYAVAGTIFLLLIAALAFRLFRRCKPHVYATLLRQRTSAVREPVTHVYDTVQPNLEPTVYYNLRGGSASAVEINNAPQHLESEGNRRSNENECHYDYVDFPSDLRDRQANRPDANYIHPL